In a genomic window of Thermosynechococcus sp. CL-1:
- a CDS encoding ATP-grasp domain-containing protein has product MTQGTITIAVGSSGSATGYTVVQSLKQTWGQRGCKIIACDINPRYLVAAASISDSYIQLPSAFEDKFAIQTVELLKSNNVNYFYPIHDQEICATASAKKLFEEFGITILCASPQAVKSCTDKLESSKILSSVNLNSPTTYLLSENTSFFGKSIVKERYGNGSQFIEIINDKDQLEHVIKKILPSHRQYIIQKWIDEPEITIDAFVIPDQYFVKTLCRKRVEIKSGITTKGYIFYDENYSKIALSIAEAFQLFGSFCFQVRGHNNYVIDVNPRIGGATAMSIALGLDFPSAHVAYFLGEDPASYFTDIKKPCFVTRSYREHISYL; this is encoded by the coding sequence GTGACTCAAGGAACTATTACTATAGCTGTTGGCTCCAGTGGCTCAGCGACTGGATATACGGTCGTCCAATCTCTGAAACAAACTTGGGGTCAAAGAGGATGCAAGATTATCGCTTGTGATATAAATCCGAGGTACTTAGTTGCAGCCGCATCAATTTCTGATTCCTACATACAGCTACCTTCAGCTTTTGAGGATAAGTTTGCAATTCAAACAGTTGAACTGCTCAAATCTAATAATGTTAATTATTTTTATCCAATTCATGATCAGGAAATATGTGCGACTGCTTCTGCAAAAAAGCTTTTTGAAGAGTTTGGGATAACTATACTTTGTGCATCACCACAAGCTGTAAAATCATGTACTGACAAGTTGGAATCAAGTAAGATATTATCTTCAGTTAATCTAAATAGTCCCACAACTTATTTACTATCAGAAAATACAAGTTTTTTTGGAAAATCAATCGTCAAAGAAAGGTATGGAAATGGTAGCCAATTTATAGAAATTATTAATGATAAAGATCAGCTAGAGCATGTGATCAAAAAAATACTTCCAAGTCATCGTCAGTATATTATTCAAAAATGGATAGATGAGCCAGAAATTACTATTGATGCCTTTGTTATCCCAGACCAGTATTTTGTAAAAACACTTTGTCGAAAACGTGTTGAAATCAAGAGTGGCATAACTACGAAGGGATATATTTTCTATGATGAAAATTATTCAAAAATTGCTCTAAGTATTGCAGAAGCTTTTCAGTTATTTGGTTCCTTTTGTTTTCAAGTTAGGGGTCATAATAACTATGTTATAGATGTCAACCCAAGAATTGGAGGAGCTACAGCGATGTCTATTGCTCTTGGTTTAGACTTTCCATCCGCTCATGTTGCCTATTTTTTAGGTGAAGACCCAGCCTCTTATTTTACTGACATAAAAAAACCTTGCTTTGTAACACGGTCTTATCGTGAACATATTTCGTATCTCTGA
- a CDS encoding alpha/beta fold hydrolase, whose protein sequence is MTFSLPAQTWHWHGYPILYRHQGTQGIPLLLIHGFGASSLHWRKNIPALAAHHQVYAIDLLGFGGSAKPAPSVIPYTFETWATLVLDFCREVIGQPTVLIGNSIGCVVALQAAVFQPAWVSQLILLNCSLRQLHDRKRSQLPWYRRWGTSLLQQLLGNRTLGTYFFRQIAQPRTVRRILHQAYANTAAVTDELVEILLTPAQDVGAAEVFLAFVRYSQGPLPEDLLPQIPCPTYFLWGAADPWEPIDEGQKLTQFPCVQEFVALPEVGHCPQDEAPEQVNAQILEWLGKISVTG, encoded by the coding sequence ATGACTTTCTCTCTCCCAGCTCAAACGTGGCATTGGCACGGTTACCCGATTCTCTATCGGCATCAAGGGACTCAGGGCATCCCCCTACTCCTGATTCACGGCTTTGGTGCCTCTAGCTTGCATTGGCGCAAAAACATCCCTGCCCTTGCGGCTCACCATCAAGTCTATGCCATTGATTTACTGGGCTTTGGTGGCTCCGCCAAACCCGCTCCCTCGGTCATCCCCTATACATTTGAGACGTGGGCAACCTTGGTTCTAGACTTTTGCCGCGAGGTCATTGGTCAGCCCACGGTTTTAATCGGCAACTCCATTGGCTGCGTCGTTGCTTTACAGGCCGCTGTTTTCCAGCCTGCGTGGGTCAGTCAACTGATCCTGCTGAACTGCTCTTTGCGTCAGCTCCACGATCGCAAGCGATCGCAACTGCCTTGGTACCGCCGCTGGGGAACCAGCCTACTCCAGCAACTTTTAGGCAATCGCACCCTTGGCACCTACTTTTTCCGCCAAATTGCCCAACCCCGTACTGTGCGCCGCATTCTCCACCAAGCCTATGCCAACACTGCCGCCGTCACCGATGAACTGGTAGAGATATTACTCACCCCTGCCCAAGACGTGGGGGCTGCCGAGGTCTTCTTAGCCTTTGTCCGCTATTCCCAAGGTCCCTTACCCGAAGACCTGCTACCCCAGATTCCCTGCCCCACCTATTTCCTGTGGGGTGCCGCCGACCCTTGGGAACCCATTGATGAAGGGCAGAAGCTAACTCAATTTCCCTGTGTGCAGGAGTTTGTCGCCTTACCAGAGGTGGGCCATTGCCCTCAAGATGAAGCACCTGAGCAGGTGAATGCCCAGATTCTGGAGTGGTTGGGTAAGATTTCCGTTACAGGATAG